The Glycine soja cultivar W05 chromosome 8, ASM419377v2, whole genome shotgun sequence genome has a window encoding:
- the LOC114421120 gene encoding inactive protein kinase SELMODRAFT_444075-like, with amino-acid sequence MSSQKGRHEHEEEMGTGKVVVVAVKASRDISRNALVWALTHVVQPGDCIKLLVLIPPLSSSKRVWGLSRFTTDCASSHWRSSLGTISDQKEVITDSCSQLVLQLHDFYDPEKIKIRVKILSGSLSGAVAAEAKRVQSSWVILDKKLKLEKKDCMEQLHCNIVIMKRSRPKILRLNLNSSSKMELNMACPLALSNFKDNSEHADIIRGPAVTPASSPEQGSPLLTATDIGTSSISSSDPATSPFFHSDNHERQRRGFTFVHEGLTNLEDIESDSESEKLSMSSKSSYFQPWIANVICMDGDYSKHENMQRSSDKTLATAYETLLQKFSKLDQDPILGMLNCKLDVNLSKSVREAISLSKTSAPGPPPLCSICQHKAPVFGNPPRWFTFAELQLATGGFSQANFLAEGGFGSVHRGVLPDGQVIAVKQYKLASTQGDKEFCSEVEVLSCAQHRNVVMLIGFCVEDGRRLLVYEYICNGSLDSHIYRRKESVLEWSARQKIAVGAARGLRYLHEECRVGCIVHRDMRPNNILLTHDFEALVGDFGLARWQPDGDMGVETRVIGTFGYLAPEYAQSGQITEKADVYSFGIVLLELVTGRKAVDINRPKGQQCLSEWARPLLEKQATYKLIDPSLRNCYVDQEVYRMLKCSSLCIGRDPHLRPRMSQVLRMLEGDILM; translated from the exons ATGAGCAGCCAAAAGGGTCGTCATGAACATGAAGAAGAGATGGGTACCGGTAAAGTGGTTGTGGTTGCAGTAAAAGCTTCTAGAGATATTTCAAGGAATGCTTTGGTGTGGGCTTTGACTCATGTTGTTCAGCCAGGGGATTGCATTAAGCTGTTGGTTCTCATTCCGCCTCTTTCCTCAA GCAAGAGGGTATGGGGACTTTCAAGATTTACTACTGATTGTGCCTCGAGTCATTGGAGATCCAGTTTAGGAACTATTTCAGATCAGAAAGAAGTTATTACAGATTCCTGTTCTCAATTAGTACTTCAACTCCATGATTTTTATGATCCCGAGAAG ATAAAAATCAGAGTGAAGATTCTTTCTGGTTCTTTATCCGGAGCTGTTGCTGCTGAAGCCAAGAGAGTCCAGTCAAGCTGGGTTATATTGGACAA AAAATTGAAGCTTGAAAAGAAAGACTGCATGGAGCAGCTGCATTGCAATATTGTAATTATGAAGCGGTCTAGGCCAAAGATTCTGCGCTTGAATTTGAACAGTTCGTCTAAGATGGAACTAAACATGGCTTGTCCATTGGCACTTTCAAACTTCAAAGACAACTCTGAACATGCAGATATAATTAGAGGTCCAGCTGTTACTCCTGCTAGTAGTCCTGAGCAAGGGTCACCACTACTGACTGCAACTGATATTGGAACATCATCCATATCGAGCTCAGACCCTGCAACTTCACCATTTTTCCACTCCGACAATCATGAAAGACAAAGGAGAGGTTTTACCTTTGTTCACGAGGGACTGACAAACCTGGAGGATATTGAGTCTGACTCTGAGAGTGAAAAGCTAAGTATGTCATCCAAGAGCTCATATTTTCAGCCATGGATTGCAAATGTAATTTGCATGGATGGTGATTACTCAAAACATGAGAACATGCAAAGATCTAGTGACAAGACTTTAGCTACTGCCTATGAAACTTTGCTTCAGAAATTCTCAAAGTTGGATCAGGATCCTATCCTAGGGATGCTCAATTGTAAACTTGATGTGAACTTAAGCAAAAGTGTTAGAGAAGCAATTTCACTATCtaaaacttcagctcctggacCTCCCCCATTGTGCTCCATTTGTCAGCACAAGGCTCCTGTGTTTGGCAATCCACCAAGGTGGTTTACATTTGCTGAATTGCAACTTGCCACAGGTGGTTTTTCGCAAGCAAACTTCTTGGCAGAAGGTGGTTTTGGTTCTGTACACCGCGGTGTCCTGCCTGATGGGCAAGTAATTGCTGTCAAGCAGTATAAATTAGCCAGTACTCAAGGAGATAAAGAGTTTTGCTCAGAAGTAGAGGTCTTAAGCTGTGCACAACATCGCAATGTTGTGATGTTAATTGGGTTTTGTGTGGAGGATGGAAGGAGATTGCTAGTTTATGAGTACATCTGCAATGGCTCTCTGGATTCTCATATCTACA GACGAAAGGAGAGCGTACTGGAATGGTCTGCTAGGCAAAAGATTGCAGTTGGAGCAGCTCGTGGCTTGAGATACCTTCACGAAGAATGTAGAGTGGGTTGTATTGTGCACCGTGACATGCGGCCTAACAATATTCTCCTCACTCATGATTTTGAAGCTTTA GTAGGAGATTTTGGACTAGCAAGGTGGCAGCCAGATGGAGACATGGGTGTGGAAACCAGGGTCATAGGAACATTTGG GTATTTGGCGCCAGAATATGCTCAAAGTGGTCAAATTACTGAAAAAGCTGACGTGTACTCGTTTGGGATAGTATTACTGGAGCTTGTCACAGGACGGAAAGCAGTGGATATAAATCGGCCCAAGGGCCAGCAATGCCTAAGTGAATGG GCACGCCCATTGCTTGAAAAACAAGCTACTTATAAACTAATAGATCCGAGCTTAAGGAACTGCTATGTTGATCAAGAGGTTTATCGCATGCTGAAATGTTCCTCTTTGTGCATCGGACGGGATCCTCATTTAAGGCCAAGAATGTCTCAG gtgcTCAGGATGCTGGAAGGTGACATTCTCATGTGA